From the genome of Saccopteryx bilineata isolate mSacBil1 chromosome 6, mSacBil1_pri_phased_curated, whole genome shotgun sequence, one region includes:
- the RFC3 gene encoding replication factor C subunit 3: MSLWADKYRPCSLGRLDYHKEQAAQLRNLVQCGDFPHLLVYGPSGAGKKTRIMCILRELYGVGVEKLRIEHQTITTPSKKKIEISTIASNYHLEVNPSDAGNSDRVVIQEMLKTVAQSQQLETNSQRDFKVVLLTEVDKLTKDAQHALRRTMEKYMSTCRLILCCNSTSKVIPPIRSRCLAVRVPAPTIEDICHVLSTVCKKEGLALPSQLAHRLAEKSCRNLRKALLMCEACRVQQYPFTADQDIPETDWEVYLRETANAIVSQQTPQRLLEVRGRLYELLTHCIPPEIIMKGLLSELLHNCDGQLKGEVAQMAAYYEHRLQLGSKAIYHLEAFVAKFMALYKKFMEDGLEGMMF, from the exons ATGAGCCTCTGGGCGGACAAATACCGGCCCTGCTCGTTGGGGCGGCTGGACTACCATAAGGAGCAGGCGGCGCAGTTGCGCAACCTG gtGCAATGTGGTGACTTTCCTCACCTGTTAGTGTATGGACCATCTGGTGCTGGTAAAAAGACAAGAATTATGTGTATTCTACGTGAACTTTATGGTGTTGGAGTGGAAAAATTGAGAATTGAACATCAGACTATCACA ACCccatctaaaaagaaaattgagattaGCACTATTGCAAGCAATTACCACCTTGAAGTTAATCCCAG TGATGCTGGAAATAGTGATCGGGTAGTAATTCAGGAGATGTTGAAAACAGTGGCACAATCACAGCAGCTTGAAACAAACTCGCAGAGAGATTTTAAAG TGGTTCTATTGACAGAGGTTGACAAACTCACCAAAGATGCCCAGCACGCCTTGCGTAGAACCATGGAGAAGTACATGTCCACCTGCAGGTTGATCTTGTGTTGCAATTCTACATCTAAAGTGATACCGCCTATTCGTAGCCGGTGTCTGGCAGTTCGGGTGCCTGCTCCCACCATTGAAGAT ATTTGCCATGTATTATCTACTGTGTGCAAGAAGGAAGGGCTGGCTCTCCCTTCCCAGCTGGCACACAGACTTGCAGAGAAGTCCTGCAGAAACCTCAGGAAGGCGCTGCTCATGTGTGAGGCCTGCAGAGTGCAGCA ATACCCTTTCACTGCAGATCAGGACATCCCCGAAACAGACTGGGAGGTGTATCTGAGGGAGACTGCCAATGCCATTGTCAGTCAGCAGACCCCACAAAG GCTCCTTGAAGTTCGTGGAAGACTCTATGAGCTTTTAACTCATTGTATTCCTCCTGAAATAATAATGAAG GGCCTTCTCTCAGAGCTTTTGCATAATTGCGACGGACAGCTGAAAGGAGAAGTGGCCCAGATGGCAGCTTACTATGAACATCGTCTGCAGCTGGGGAGTAAAGCCATTTATCACTTGGAAGCTTTTGTGGCCAAATTTATGGCCCTTTATAAGAAGTTCATGGAGGATGGATTGGAAGGCATGATGTTCTGA